Below is a window of Corynebacterium kalinowskii DNA.
GGATCTTCTGTGTTCGAAGGATTACTAGGCGCTCCCGACGGCAATTTCGATGGGACTGGAAGTATCTCGGTTAAGCCGGTCGAGGCGCAGTCGGTCCTAGTAGACGGCACCGAGTACCGTCTTGTGCACACGCACACGCTCCCGTACTTCGACCAGCGCAAAGGTGAAACAGTCGGACGTATGAGGGACACGGTCTCCATTCGCATTGTGCCGGCATCTCCGTTCTCGCTGAACGCTGCGTTGCACGAGGCAAGCCTCGTGCAGGACCTAATCTCCCTGGCGACGCATCAGTCGGCAGGAGTGATCTGGCTCCGAGTGGAGGTTGCACGGTCCGAGTCACAGCTGCCCGACGGACGGACTTTGCCGCGTCGACGTGAGGATGTGCTCTACTCGCCCGTTGCGCTGGGCAAGCATGATGCGAAGTCCGTCGATCATCACCGAATGTTTTTCACCTGCAATTCGCTCCCGTTCGAGGAGGTATTGCCCCGCTGGTGCGAGACCCATGTCCGCTTGCAGGCAGCGACCAACATGATCTTGGGCCTGCGCTACGCGCCCGCCCGCTTCGTCGAAAATAATCTCCTTACAGCAGTTGGTGCGGCTGAAGCGCTACACCGCAACCTCCGCATCGACGAAAAACCGTTCTCCAAAGCGGAATTTACGGCAATGCGCGGGGCTATGCTCGACCAGGTTCCTAGTGAGCATCGAGAAAGGTTCAAAGCAGCTATCCGCAACGATCCAACGCTCCGAGATCGGCTTCATGCCCTGGCCGCGCGACCCGATGAAGAAGCGATCGGGCAGCTTATTCCTGATTTCGACTATTGGGCGAAGAAGACGACGCGGGCCCGCAATGACCTCGCACACGAGGGGAGGACGCCAAACCATTCCTTTGAGGAGCTGGTCGCAATCGTTGAGGTGACAACCGCGGTTGTAATCCTGAATGTCTTGCAGGAATTGGGGCTATCTGCGGAGCGACAGCGAGAGATCGTGCTGACTCACCCAAAGCTCAGGCACACGGCAAGACTCTCCCGAGAGTGGTTGGTCCACTCAAACTCTTATTAATTATCCGACCTGTTCTTCCCATACCGGCTTTCAAGAGTAGTTCTCGCGCAAGGCTAGGCTTCGAAGTTTTGGGCCGGAGATCGGCGCAACTGACTCATCCTTGCTTTCTCAACGCTGTTTCGCCTCCGAATAGGGGTAGCTCCTCTAATTCTCGTATCGGCGCAATTTAGTCGGTGATGGTTTCACCGAAGCCACTCAACCTTCTCATCTGGATTCTTGGTGATCGCCAGTCGGAGCCACCGCCGCCAAGTATCGTGTGGCGCCCGCACTAGATTTCGCAGATCGTGGGCCTAGCCCTGCGATCTTCCGCTTCGTAGTGCTGTAGTTATGTAGTGCTGTAGAGACGTAGTTTTGTAGGTCTGTATGACAACACTACAACTGTAAAGGTGCAGGCAGGGGGC
It encodes the following:
- a CDS encoding ApeA N-terminal domain 1-containing protein, with the translated sequence MADDPLYLDRTGEWAGLWWLPEIPDEKVPGILRYDANGGLSLALIGAFEDRVTSNPSPGLTAYHEGTRTWDVIHGVAEQREITLFDTISISSKRTIGARVKSPAKQTVTASVAIIGAHVQSEDDPAFAGAEVSVEDLGRWAGSSVFEGLLGAPDGNFDGTGSISVKPVEAQSVLVDGTEYRLVHTHTLPYFDQRKGETVGRMRDTVSIRIVPASPFSLNAALHEASLVQDLISLATHQSAGVIWLRVEVARSESQLPDGRTLPRRREDVLYSPVALGKHDAKSVDHHRMFFTCNSLPFEEVLPRWCETHVRLQAATNMILGLRYAPARFVENNLLTAVGAAEALHRNLRIDEKPFSKAEFTAMRGAMLDQVPSEHRERFKAAIRNDPTLRDRLHALAARPDEEAIGQLIPDFDYWAKKTTRARNDLAHEGRTPNHSFEELVAIVEVTTAVVILNVLQELGLSAERQREIVLTHPKLRHTARLSREWLVHSNSY